The genomic DNA AAAGACGCCGAGAAGATTGTCGAGGACCACACATGACGCACGATGACGAGCGTGGAAGCAGAAGAGGCCCGAGTCACCGCCCCCTGGAAGCCGACTGGGAGTTACTTGCCCTCGACGAACTCGCCGAGTTGGCCTGGCTGCCGGCATCCGGTAACGAGTTCGCCCCCGGCTCAGGGCACCGTAAGTCGTGGGACGACCTGATCCTCTACTCGGACCTCCGCGAGGCGATCGAGCGGCTCAACCCCGAGCTGCCCCCGGACGCCGTCCGTGACGCCGTCGGTGTCGCGGCGACCCCGGAGTCGCAGGACACGTTCGAGGAGAACCGCACCGCCCACGGTTACCTGACCACCGGCATCCGCTCCGTCGTCTACACCGACACCTTCGGCGCCGAGCACAACCCGACCGTCCGCCTAGTCGACCTCACCGACCCGGACGGGAACACGTACCGTGCGCTGAACCAGGTCACCGTCGTCGACGGTGAGAAGCGGCGCCGCTTCGACATCGTTCTGTACGTCAACGGGCTCCCACTCGCCGTGCTGGAACTGAAGCGCGCCGGCGACGAGAGCGCCACGCTTCAGGATGCGCACGCCCAGGTCGCCCGGTACGTGAAGGAGTTCCCGACCGCCTTCCGTTACAACGCGGTGGTGCTGCTTTCCGACGGCGTCACCGCGAAGTACGGCACGCCCTTCACCCCGTACGAGCACTTCGCGCCGTGGAACACGGACGAGACCGGGGCCCGCGTCACCCCGTTCGCCGTGGACGACGAAGGAGTGGCCGATTCGGGCCAGAACCTGGCGCTGCACGGGCTGTTCACCCAGTCCCGGTTCCTCTCCCTGTGCCGGTCCTTCATCAACCTCGTGCCGTCCAAGCGGATGAAGCGCATCGCGAAGCCGCACCAGTACTTCGCGGTGACCCGGGCCGCGGAGAAGGTACGCGAAGCGGCAGCCGGGAACGGGAAGGCCGGTGTCGTCTGGCACACGCAGGGCTCGGGCAAGTCCGAGGAGATGGTGCTCACCACGGCGATGGTGATGAGCGACCCGGCGCTGCTGAACCCCACCGTGGTCGTCATCACCGACCGCAACGACCTCGACGATCAGCTGTACTCCACCTTCCTGGAGAGCGAGATCCTCCCGGGTGCGCCCCTCCAGGTCGCGACCCGGGCCAAACTGCGGGAGGAGCTCGCAGCCAAGCGGACCGGCGGCATCCTCTTCACCACCCTGCAGAAGTTCGGTAAGACCAAGGAGGAGAAGGAGTCGGGGGCCGACCACCCGTTGCTCTCCGACCGGCGCAACATCGTGGTCGTCGTCGACGAAGCCCACCGCAGCCACTACGACAACCTCGACGGCTACGCCCGCCACCTCCGCGACGCCCTCCCGCACGCCACGCTCCTCGCCTTCACCGGAACGCCGATTTCTGAGGCCGACCGCAACACCCGCGAGGTCTTCGGCGGTTACATCGATGTCTACGACCTCAAGAGGGCCGCCGACGACGGCGCGACGGTCAAGGTCTTCCACGAGGGCCGGGTCATCAAGCTCGCCCTCGGCAAGGACGTCGACCCGACGAAGATCGACGAGGAGGCCGACCGCATCACCGACGGCCTCGACGACACCGAACGCCGCAGGGTCGAGACGGCCGTCGCCACGATGAATGCCATGTACGGCTTGCCGGCCCGTGTCAGGGATCTCGCCGAGGATCTGGTGGCGCACTGGGAGCAGCGGCGTGAGCGGATGCGGCCGTTCGTCGGGGTCTCCGATAAAGGCGGGGCGGCGGGCAAGGCGATGGTCGTCTGCGCGACCCGTGAGATCTGCGTCAAGGTTTACGACGCCCTCCGCGAATTGCGGCCTGACTGGCACAGCGACGAGCCCGCCAAGGGCGCGATGAAGATCGTATTCTCCTCGAACTCCCGCAAGGACGAGGACCACCTGCTCGACCACGCGCTGCCCGACGGCCAGCGCAAGGCGGTCATCAATCGGGCCAAGGACCCCGACGACGAGCTGGAGCTGCTCATCGTCAACAACATGCTGCTGACCGGCTTCGACGCCCCGCCGGTCCACACCATGTACCTGGACCGTCCGCTCAAGGGCGCAAACCTGATGCAGGCCCTCGCCCGGGTCAACCGCCGCTTCCGTGGCAAGGAGGACGGTCTTCTCGTCGGCTACGCGCCGCTGACGGAGAACCTGCAGAAGGCCATCGCCGAGTACACGGACGCCGACCAGGAGGACCGCACCCTCGGCCAGGACCTCGACCGTGCACTGGACGAACTGCGCAACGAGTATGACATCCTCAGCGACATCCTGCGCGGCTTCAACTGGCGTGCGCGTCTTGAACAGCCGACAGCGAAGGCGTTCGTCAACGCCGCCGGCAGGGCCGCCGAGTACCTCCGGAACCCGCGTACTCCCGGCAACGACCCGGAGAAGCTCGACGACCCGCGCCAGACCGTCGGCCGGCGTTTCCGCGACCACTCCCACCGCCTGGAGCGCTTCTACGCTCTGTCCGCCAGTGCCACGAACATCGGCGAGCGTTTCCCGGACCACCCGACCTGGCGCCGGGACATCCAGTTCTTCGTCGAGGTCCGCGCCTACATGGCCAAGCTCGACGCAGCGGAGCGCGAGGCGCGCGGCCTGCCCGTAGCCCGCGATGTTGAGCTGTACCTCGCCCAGCTGACCTCCTCTGTGGTCGAGACCGGGGGGATATCGGACCTGTTCGCCGAGGCCGGCCTGGAGATGGCCGACCTTACGCACCTCAACGACGCACTCGTCGCCAAGCTCCAGGGCAGCGACACTCCGCATCTCGCGGCGGAGGCACTGCGGCGGCTCATCGAGCAGAAGATGCGTGAGGTCACGCGTCACAACATCGTCCGCCGTACGGCCTTCTCCGACCGCCTGCAGGACCTCATGATTCGGTACACGCGGCAGCAGTACACGAGCGCCGAACTCATCGCCAAGCTGGTCGAGATGGCGAAGGAGGTGGTCGAGGATGCCAGGCGCGGCGAGAAGTTCGAGCCGCCGCTGAACTGGCGCGAGCTCGCCTTCTACGACGCTGTGGCCGAGCACAGCACGGCGCAGGAACTCATGGGCGACGAGATCCTGGCGAGCATCGCCCGCGATCTCGTCGCGGAGGTCCAGAAGAAGCTCAAGCCGGACTGGATTGCCCGAGAGCCGGTCCGCGCTGGTCTCCGTAGCGCCATCAAGCGCTTGCTGGCTCGCCACGGCTACCCGCCGGACCGTCGTGCGGAGGCGGTGAACCTGGTCCTGAAGCAGATGGAGCACTTTGCCGACGAGTGGGCCACCACTGGTATGCCGGACAGCTGAGCCCGAGCGACCACGTCGGCGCAGGAATAGTCCACCCACGTCCCGACCGGGTCGAGGGTGGAGGTCTCCCGTCTTCGGAAGACTTCCACTCCGGTCGGCGATCACTCTGCGAACACCAACGACCTTCGACGCGAGTAGCCACTGCTGGAGCGGACCATGGGCAACGAGATTCAGCTGATAGGCGACGGGGATGGGCTGACAGTCATTGGGAGCGCGATGGATGTCGAAAACTTCCTCGCTTCGGAGGGACTGCCGTCCAAGAGCCTCGGACCGCGGTGGTACAAGTCCGTCTTCGCCACGGGCGCGGCAGTCGCCGATGCAGGTTCGGAGATCGCCGCCAATTCCGCTCACTGGGTGAAGCTGACCCCGAAGTCGGCGTTGCTCCTCAAGAAGTATGGCCTGAGGGAGAGCGCGAAGACGGGGCTCAGCACGGGTGTGCTAAAGGGGGGGAAGGGGCAAATCAAGGGGTTCGTCGAGTTCGCGCACGCGCCCCGATCGCTCCTGTCCAACCCGGCGACTCTTGCCAACGCCGGGAAGTTCATGGCGCAAGTCGCGATGCAGCAGACCATGGACGAGATCACTGACTATCTTGCCGCGATCGACAAGAAGGTCGACGACGTACTGCGAGCGCAGAAGGACACTGCTTTGGCCCGTATGATCGGAGTGGGCTTCGTGATCGAGGAGGCCATGACCCTCCGAGAGAAGCGGGGGAGAGTCGACGAGGTCACTTGGTCGAAGGTGCACGCCGCGCCGGCTGCGATTGCGGAGACGCAGGCGTACGCGCTGCGTCAACTCGACGCGCTCGCGGATAATATGGAGCGTCAGACCAAGATCGGCGATCTCGCCAAGACGGTCAAGGAGGCTGAGGGCATCGTTCGAGAATGGCTCGCGGTTCTGGCTCGCTGTTTCCAGTTGCAGGACGCTATCGCTGTACTCGAACTCGATAGGGTGCTGGACGCGTCCCCCGATGAGCTCAACGGGCATCGCCTCGGCCTGAAGGTCGCTCGCAAGGACCGGCTGGAGCACATCTCGCGGAGCACTGAAACTCTGCTCGCCAGAATGAACGCCGCTGCTGGCGTAGCCAACGCCAAGGTGTTGCTGCACCCGAACACGTCCCCGGCTGTGGTCCAGTCGAGCAACCGGGTCGCGGCCGGCGTCTATGACTTTCACGTGCGGATCGGAATCGAGTCCGGTAGCGACTCATCTGAGGCGCGGCGATGGACGGACGCTGCCGTGGAGGTGAGGGATAAAGCTCTAGCAAAGGGAGTAAGAGGTGCTGGTGCTGCCCGTAGCCTGGGCAGTGAGACTCTCGACCGGGCCAACTCGGTGAAGGACAGGCTCTCCAGCGGTGTTGCCGAGCGAGCGCGCCGTCTGCGCGGGACAGATGAGCAAGGTGAGAAGAATACTGAGTGAGCGCTGACCCTTCTGGTATGCCAAGGAGGCTGACGCTCCCTCCTGTCGGCCCCGTATCCGACGGGTCTAACGTGGCCAGTAGGGCGGAGGTGAGACCGACGGGTTCAGACGCTTGAAGCGGTGCTTGCTCACGGGGTTCAAGCCCTTGATGTGAATCAGCTGCTGTGTGTCTGCTTCGTTGAGTTCGCCGACGATCAATGGCATGGCTGCTACCACCGCGCCCATAGCCAGGCCCAGACCGGCCATGCCCCGGTGCGCCTGGCTGAAGCGGATGTGGTGCATGCCTGACTTCTTGATGGCCTCCGTCTCCGACGGGTCATCCAACTGCCGGGCGTCTTTCGTCAGGAAGACATCGAAGCCCTTCCTCGCGGCATCGGGGAGAAGGGCGAGATCCTTCTTTCCTGCCCATTTGATCTCGCCGACGTGCTTGACCTCATGTCCGGGCAGGAGCCGCCTGAGCATCTCCAACACCTGGACGGGGACATTCTCGTCGATGAGGATCCGCATCAGGCAGAGCGCGCTCCCGTGCTGTAGCTGTCCACGTAGAGCGCGAAGGAAGCAGCGTCACGTGCTGCGTCTGCGGTGACGCCGGGGTAGTAGTCGGCGATCTTTTCTGGGGGGATGCCGTCCTCGATCAGCTCCGCGACGGTGTCGAAAGGGGTTCTCGTGCCCGTGATCACGGGCTGTCCGCCCTGGGTCTCGGGGTCGACAGTGACGTGCTGCTTCGGCTGGAGCAGGTGAGGGACGACGACGCCAGCTCTGGGAGCGAACTCCTGGAGGATGTCAGCCATGGTGGCAATCACCCGTTGGCCAGGACGCTTCACAAGATCGGTGCCGTGGTCATCGTGGCCGACGAGGACGATTGAGTCACCCTCGGTCACTAGGGAGTAACTGGATAGGTGCTCGACCTCACCGATCTTTTTCAGGGTGGCCAGGGCTATGCGGATTTTCTGGAGCGACACGTCCTGGCGAAGGTGTGCGAACGCGCGCAGCGCGAGTACGTCGCGGAAGGAGTACAGGGCCGGCCTGGCTGCCAGCTCGGGCTGGAGGATCGGCCCGTTGCCACGGTCCTGCCTCCACGTGCGAAGTTGTCCGACAGTCGCTCCCGAGAGGGCGGCAGCCATGCGGGTCGAGTACGCCATCTGCTGCCTCCCATCCTGGTTGCGTGCTGCGGGATTCCATCATCCCAGTTGCCCGAGCAGGAACGCTACAGAACGACGAGGGCCCAGATGCTCCAGATCCTCTGTGACGAAGCGGTGAAACGCTCCGGCTGCGTGAGCCGTGCGTGAGCGGACAGCCCGGCAGGGGTCGGACCGGACGAGCACGTGCCTCTCCGCTGCGCGGCGCTGACCAGCTAAAAGAGGATCCAGTGCCACGGCTCGGCATCCATCGTCACGATCTTGCAGGCCCTCGTAATGCGTAGGTCAAGGGTTCGATTCCCTTAGGCGGCTCCACTGGACCCCAGCTCAGAATCTCTCTGAGCTGGGGTTTCGCGTTGGGCGGAGGCGCTGCCCGGTGAGTGGGGGCAAGGGAGAGGCCCCGGACGGGGGGGTCCGGGGCCTCTGGGGGTCCTGGTGGGTTACTTCAGGACGTTGAGGAAGTTCGTGGCGTCGTCGACGAAGT from Streptomyces sp. CMB-StM0423 includes the following:
- a CDS encoding DUF5615 family PIN-like protein; protein product: MRILIDENVPVQVLEMLRRLLPGHEVKHVGEIKWAGKKDLALLPDAARKGFDVFLTKDARQLDDPSETEAIKKSGMHHIRFSQAHRGMAGLGLAMGAVVAAMPLIVGELNEADTQQLIHIKGLNPVSKHRFKRLNPSVSPPPYWPR
- a CDS encoding DUF433 domain-containing protein gives rise to the protein MAAALSGATVGQLRTWRQDRGNGPILQPELAARPALYSFRDVLALRAFAHLRQDVSLQKIRIALATLKKIGEVEHLSSYSLVTEGDSIVLVGHDDHGTDLVKRPGQRVIATMADILQEFAPRAGVVVPHLLQPKQHVTVDPETQGGQPVITGTRTPFDTVAELIEDGIPPEKIADYYPGVTADAARDAASFALYVDSYSTGARSA
- a CDS encoding type I restriction endonuclease subunit R, translating into MTHDDERGSRRGPSHRPLEADWELLALDELAELAWLPASGNEFAPGSGHRKSWDDLILYSDLREAIERLNPELPPDAVRDAVGVAATPESQDTFEENRTAHGYLTTGIRSVVYTDTFGAEHNPTVRLVDLTDPDGNTYRALNQVTVVDGEKRRRFDIVLYVNGLPLAVLELKRAGDESATLQDAHAQVARYVKEFPTAFRYNAVVLLSDGVTAKYGTPFTPYEHFAPWNTDETGARVTPFAVDDEGVADSGQNLALHGLFTQSRFLSLCRSFINLVPSKRMKRIAKPHQYFAVTRAAEKVREAAAGNGKAGVVWHTQGSGKSEEMVLTTAMVMSDPALLNPTVVVITDRNDLDDQLYSTFLESEILPGAPLQVATRAKLREELAAKRTGGILFTTLQKFGKTKEEKESGADHPLLSDRRNIVVVVDEAHRSHYDNLDGYARHLRDALPHATLLAFTGTPISEADRNTREVFGGYIDVYDLKRAADDGATVKVFHEGRVIKLALGKDVDPTKIDEEADRITDGLDDTERRRVETAVATMNAMYGLPARVRDLAEDLVAHWEQRRERMRPFVGVSDKGGAAGKAMVVCATREICVKVYDALRELRPDWHSDEPAKGAMKIVFSSNSRKDEDHLLDHALPDGQRKAVINRAKDPDDELELLIVNNMLLTGFDAPPVHTMYLDRPLKGANLMQALARVNRRFRGKEDGLLVGYAPLTENLQKAIAEYTDADQEDRTLGQDLDRALDELRNEYDILSDILRGFNWRARLEQPTAKAFVNAAGRAAEYLRNPRTPGNDPEKLDDPRQTVGRRFRDHSHRLERFYALSASATNIGERFPDHPTWRRDIQFFVEVRAYMAKLDAAEREARGLPVARDVELYLAQLTSSVVETGGISDLFAEAGLEMADLTHLNDALVAKLQGSDTPHLAAEALRRLIEQKMREVTRHNIVRRTAFSDRLQDLMIRYTRQQYTSAELIAKLVEMAKEVVEDARRGEKFEPPLNWRELAFYDAVAEHSTAQELMGDEILASIARDLVAEVQKKLKPDWIAREPVRAGLRSAIKRLLARHGYPPDRRAEAVNLVLKQMEHFADEWATTGMPDS